The following are encoded together in the Meriones unguiculatus strain TT.TT164.6M chromosome 16, Bangor_MerUng_6.1, whole genome shotgun sequence genome:
- the Col6a2 gene encoding collagen alpha-2(VI) chain isoform X2, producing MTTVKMLQGSFSVLLLGGLLGVLHAQQQEVISPDTSTVDRNNNCPEKADCPVSVYFVLDTSESVTMQSPTDSLLYHMQQFVPQFISQLQNEFYLDQVALSWRYGGLHFSDQVEVFSPPGSDRASFTKSLQGIRSFRRGTFTDCALGNMTEQIRQHGPRGAVNFAVVITDGHVTGSPCGGIKMQAERAREEGIRLFAVAPNRNLNEQGLRDIANTPHELYRNNYATMRPDTTEIDQETINRIIKVMKHEAYGECYKVSCLEIPGPHGPKGYRGQKGAKGNMGEPGEPGQKGRQGDPGIEGPIGFPGPKGVPGFKGEKGEFGSDGRKGAPGLAGKNGTDGQKGKLGRIGPPGCKGDPGSRGPDGYPGEAGSPGEQGDQGAKGDSGRPGRRGPPGDPGDKGSKGYQGNNGAPGSPGVKGGKGAPGPRGPKGEPGRRGDPGTKGSPGSNGPKGEKGDPGPEGPRGLAGEVGSKGAKGDRGLPGPRGPQGALGEPGKQGSRGDPGDAGPRGDSGQPGPKGDPGRPGFSYPGPRGTPGEKGEPGPPGPEGGRGDFGLKGAPGRKGDKGEPADPGPPGEPGPRGPRGVPGPEGEPGPPGDPGLTECDVMTYVRETCGCCDCEKRCGALDVVFVIDSSESIGYTNFTLEKNFVINVVNRLGSIAKDPKSETGTRVGVVQYSHEGTFEAIRLDDERVNSLSSFKEAVKNLEWIAGGTWTPSALKFAYNQLIKESRRQKTRVFAVVITDGRHDPRDDDLNLRALCDRDVTVTAIGIGDMFHETHQSENLNSIACDKPQQVRNMTLFSELVAEKFIDDMEDVLCPDPQIVCPELPCQTDEPWPGSKPPVTFLRTEEGPDPTFPKTIPLIQQLLNATEFTQNPAAYSQLVAVMVYTAERAKFSTGVERQDWMQLFIDTFKLVHRDITGDPESVLALC from the exons ATGACTACAGTCAAGATGCTCCAGGGTTCCTTTTCTGTGCTCCTGCTTGGGGGGCTCTTGGGAGTcctccatgcccagcagcaggaaGTCATCTCACCTGACACCTCCACCGTTGACAGGAACAACAACTGTCCAG aGAAGGCCGACTGCCCGGTCAGCGTATACTTCGTGTTGGACACCTCGGAGAGCGTGACCATGCAGTCCCCCACCGACAGCCTGCTCTATCACATGCAGCAATTCGTGCCTCAGTTCATCAGCCAGCTGCAGAACGAGTTCTACCTGGACCAGGTGGCCCTGAGCTGGCGCTACGGTGGTCTGCACTTCTCAGACCAGGTGGAGGTGTTCAGCCCCCCGGGCAGCGACCGGGCCTCGTTCACCAAGAGCCTGCAAGGCATCCGCTCCTTCCGCAGGGGCACCTTCACCGACTGTGCGCTGGGCAACATGACAGAGCAGATCCGGCAGCACGGACCCCGGGGCGCGGTCAACTTCGCTGTGGTCATCACAGATGGCCACGTCACGGGCAGTCCCTGTGGGGGCATCAAAATGCAGGCCGAGCGTGCCCGCGAGGAGGGCATCCGGCTGTTTGCTGTGGCCCCTAACAGGAACCTAAATGAACAAGGCCTGCGGGACATCGCCAACACCCCGCACGAGCTTTACCGCAACAACTACGCCACCATGAGGCCCGACACTACCGAGATTGATCAGGAGACCATCAATCGCATCATCAAGGTCATG AAACATGAAGCCTATGGAGAG TGCTACAAGGTGAGCTGCCTGGAGATTCCTGGGCCCCATGGACCCAAAGGCTACCGAGGACAGAAG GGTGCCAAGGGCAACATGGGTGAGCCAGGAGAGCCTGGACAGAAGGGGCGACAG GGAGACCCTGGCATTGAAGGCCCCATTGGATTCCCAGGACCCAAG GGTGTGCCTGGCTTCAAAGGAGAGAAG GGCGAATTTGGATCAGACGGTCGGAAG gGAGCCCCAGGCCTAGCTGGCAAGAATGGTACCGACGGACAGAAG GGAAAACTGGGTCGCATTGGGCCTCCTGGTTGCAAGGGAGACCCAGGAAGTCGG GGCCCCGACGGATACCCAGGAGAAGCTGGAAGCCCAGGAGAGCAAGGAGACCAAGGCGCCAAG GGGGACTCTGGCCGCCCAGGACGCAGGGGACCACCAGGTGATCCTGGAGACAAGGGAAGCAAG GGATATCAAGGCAACAACGGAGCTCCCGGAAGTCCAGGAGTGAAAGGAGGCAAGGGAGCGCCTGGCCCCCGGGGACCGAAAGGAGAGCCT GGACGCAGGGGAGACCCTGGAACCAAGGGCAGCCCGGGAAGCAATGGTCCAAAGGGGGAGAAG GGAGACCCTGGTCCTGAGGGGCCCCGAGGCCTGGCTGGAGAAGTTGGCAGCAAAGGAGCCAAG ggagacagaggtttgcctgGACCCAGAGGTCCCCAGGGGGCTCTGGGGGAGCCAGGAAAGCAG GGATCTCGGGGAGACCCTGGTGATGCCGGGCCCCGTGGAGACTCAGGGCAGCCAGGCCCCAAG GGAGATCCCGGAAGGCCTGGATTCAGCTACCCAGGACCCCGAGGAACACCC GGTGAAAAAGGAGAGCCCGGCCCACCAGGCCCTGAG GGAGGCCGAGGAGACTTTGGTCTGAAAGGAGCACCAGGAAGGAAAGGAGACAAAGGAGAGCCA GCTGACCCTGGGCCTCCTGGTGAACCTGGCCCTCGGGGGCCAAGAGGAGTCCCGGGACCTGAG GGAGAACCCGGCCCTCCAGGAGACCCTGGTCTCACG GAATGTGACGTCATGACCTATGTGCGGGAGACCTGCGGATGCTGCG ACTGTGAGAAGCGCTGTGGCGCCCTGGATGTGGTCTTCGTCATCGACAGCTCTGAGAGTATCGGCTACACCAACTTCACCTTGGAGAAGAACTTCGTCATCAATGTGGTCAACAGGCTGGGCTCCATTGCCAAGGACCCCAAGTCTGAGACAG GCACACGAGTGGGTGTGGTGCAGTACAGCCACGAGGGCACTTTTGAGGCCATCCGGCTGGACGACGAACGAGTCAACTCCTTGTCCAGTTTCAAGGAGGCTGTCAAAAACCTCGAGTGGATTGCCGGCGGCACCTGGACCCCCTCGGCCCTCAAGTTCGCCTACAATCAGCTCATCAAAGAGAGCCGGCGCCAGAAGACCCGGGTGTTCGCAGTGGTCATCACGGACGGGCGCCATGACCCCCGAGACGATGACCTCAACCTTCGGGCGCTGTGTGACCGAGACGTCACTGTGACAGCCATCGGCATCGGCGACATGTTCCACGAGACCCACCAGAGCGAGAACCTCAACTCCATTGCCTGCGACAAGCCACAGCAGGTACGCAACATGACGCTGTTCTCCGAGCTGGTGGCCGAGAAGTTCATCGATGACATGGAAGACGTCCTCTGCCCAG aCCCCCAGATCGTGTGTCCAGAACTTCCCTGCCAAACAG ATGAACCATGGCCTGGGAGCAAGCCCCCGGTCACCTTCCTCCGCACGGAAGAGGGTCCGGACCCCACCTTCCCCAAGACCATCCCCCTGATCCAGCAGTTGCTAAACGCCACGGAGTTCACACAGAACCCAGCCGCCTACTCCCAACTGGTGGCTGTGATGGTCTACACCGCCGAGAGGGCCAAGTTCTCCACAGGGGTCGAGCGGCAGGACTGGATGCAGCTGTTCATTGACACCTTTAAACTGGTGCACAGGGACATCACAGGGGACCCAGAGTCCGTGCTGGCACTCTGCTAA
- the Col6a2 gene encoding collagen alpha-2(VI) chain isoform X1 gives MTTVKMLQGSFSVLLLGGLLGVLHAQQQEVISPDTSTVDRNNNCPEKADCPVSVYFVLDTSESVTMQSPTDSLLYHMQQFVPQFISQLQNEFYLDQVALSWRYGGLHFSDQVEVFSPPGSDRASFTKSLQGIRSFRRGTFTDCALGNMTEQIRQHGPRGAVNFAVVITDGHVTGSPCGGIKMQAERAREEGIRLFAVAPNRNLNEQGLRDIANTPHELYRNNYATMRPDTTEIDQETINRIIKVMKHEAYGECYKVSCLEIPGPHGPKGYRGQKGAKGNMGEPGEPGQKGRQGDPGIEGPIGFPGPKGVPGFKGEKGEFGSDGRKGAPGLAGKNGTDGQKGKLGRIGPPGCKGDPGSRGPDGYPGEAGSPGEQGDQGAKGDSGRPGRRGPPGDPGDKGSKGYQGNNGAPGSPGVKGGKGAPGPRGPKGEPGRRGDPGTKGSPGSNGPKGEKGDPGPEGPRGLAGEVGSKGAKGDRGLPGPRGPQGALGEPGKQGSRGDPGDAGPRGDSGQPGPKGDPGRPGFSYPGPRGTPGEKGEPGPPGPEGGRGDFGLKGAPGRKGDKGEPADPGPPGEPGPRGPRGVPGPEGEPGPPGDPGLTECDVMTYVRETCGCCDCEKRCGALDVVFVIDSSESIGYTNFTLEKNFVINVVNRLGSIAKDPKSETGTRVGVVQYSHEGTFEAIRLDDERVNSLSSFKEAVKNLEWIAGGTWTPSALKFAYNQLIKESRRQKTRVFAVVITDGRHDPRDDDLNLRALCDRDVTVTAIGIGDMFHETHQSENLNSIACDKPQQVRNMTLFSELVAEKFIDDMEDVLCPDPQIVCPELPCQTELYVAQCTQRPVDLVFLLDGSERLGEQNFHKVRRFVEEVSRRLTLARRDDDPLNARMALLQYGSQNQQQVAFPLTYNLTTIHEALERTTYLNSFSHVGTGIVHAINNVVRGAQGGARRHAELSFVFLTDGVTGNYSLEESVHSMRKENVVPTVVAVGSDVDMDVLTKISLGDRAAIFREKDFDSLAQPSFFDRFIRWIC, from the exons ATGACTACAGTCAAGATGCTCCAGGGTTCCTTTTCTGTGCTCCTGCTTGGGGGGCTCTTGGGAGTcctccatgcccagcagcaggaaGTCATCTCACCTGACACCTCCACCGTTGACAGGAACAACAACTGTCCAG aGAAGGCCGACTGCCCGGTCAGCGTATACTTCGTGTTGGACACCTCGGAGAGCGTGACCATGCAGTCCCCCACCGACAGCCTGCTCTATCACATGCAGCAATTCGTGCCTCAGTTCATCAGCCAGCTGCAGAACGAGTTCTACCTGGACCAGGTGGCCCTGAGCTGGCGCTACGGTGGTCTGCACTTCTCAGACCAGGTGGAGGTGTTCAGCCCCCCGGGCAGCGACCGGGCCTCGTTCACCAAGAGCCTGCAAGGCATCCGCTCCTTCCGCAGGGGCACCTTCACCGACTGTGCGCTGGGCAACATGACAGAGCAGATCCGGCAGCACGGACCCCGGGGCGCGGTCAACTTCGCTGTGGTCATCACAGATGGCCACGTCACGGGCAGTCCCTGTGGGGGCATCAAAATGCAGGCCGAGCGTGCCCGCGAGGAGGGCATCCGGCTGTTTGCTGTGGCCCCTAACAGGAACCTAAATGAACAAGGCCTGCGGGACATCGCCAACACCCCGCACGAGCTTTACCGCAACAACTACGCCACCATGAGGCCCGACACTACCGAGATTGATCAGGAGACCATCAATCGCATCATCAAGGTCATG AAACATGAAGCCTATGGAGAG TGCTACAAGGTGAGCTGCCTGGAGATTCCTGGGCCCCATGGACCCAAAGGCTACCGAGGACAGAAG GGTGCCAAGGGCAACATGGGTGAGCCAGGAGAGCCTGGACAGAAGGGGCGACAG GGAGACCCTGGCATTGAAGGCCCCATTGGATTCCCAGGACCCAAG GGTGTGCCTGGCTTCAAAGGAGAGAAG GGCGAATTTGGATCAGACGGTCGGAAG gGAGCCCCAGGCCTAGCTGGCAAGAATGGTACCGACGGACAGAAG GGAAAACTGGGTCGCATTGGGCCTCCTGGTTGCAAGGGAGACCCAGGAAGTCGG GGCCCCGACGGATACCCAGGAGAAGCTGGAAGCCCAGGAGAGCAAGGAGACCAAGGCGCCAAG GGGGACTCTGGCCGCCCAGGACGCAGGGGACCACCAGGTGATCCTGGAGACAAGGGAAGCAAG GGATATCAAGGCAACAACGGAGCTCCCGGAAGTCCAGGAGTGAAAGGAGGCAAGGGAGCGCCTGGCCCCCGGGGACCGAAAGGAGAGCCT GGACGCAGGGGAGACCCTGGAACCAAGGGCAGCCCGGGAAGCAATGGTCCAAAGGGGGAGAAG GGAGACCCTGGTCCTGAGGGGCCCCGAGGCCTGGCTGGAGAAGTTGGCAGCAAAGGAGCCAAG ggagacagaggtttgcctgGACCCAGAGGTCCCCAGGGGGCTCTGGGGGAGCCAGGAAAGCAG GGATCTCGGGGAGACCCTGGTGATGCCGGGCCCCGTGGAGACTCAGGGCAGCCAGGCCCCAAG GGAGATCCCGGAAGGCCTGGATTCAGCTACCCAGGACCCCGAGGAACACCC GGTGAAAAAGGAGAGCCCGGCCCACCAGGCCCTGAG GGAGGCCGAGGAGACTTTGGTCTGAAAGGAGCACCAGGAAGGAAAGGAGACAAAGGAGAGCCA GCTGACCCTGGGCCTCCTGGTGAACCTGGCCCTCGGGGGCCAAGAGGAGTCCCGGGACCTGAG GGAGAACCCGGCCCTCCAGGAGACCCTGGTCTCACG GAATGTGACGTCATGACCTATGTGCGGGAGACCTGCGGATGCTGCG ACTGTGAGAAGCGCTGTGGCGCCCTGGATGTGGTCTTCGTCATCGACAGCTCTGAGAGTATCGGCTACACCAACTTCACCTTGGAGAAGAACTTCGTCATCAATGTGGTCAACAGGCTGGGCTCCATTGCCAAGGACCCCAAGTCTGAGACAG GCACACGAGTGGGTGTGGTGCAGTACAGCCACGAGGGCACTTTTGAGGCCATCCGGCTGGACGACGAACGAGTCAACTCCTTGTCCAGTTTCAAGGAGGCTGTCAAAAACCTCGAGTGGATTGCCGGCGGCACCTGGACCCCCTCGGCCCTCAAGTTCGCCTACAATCAGCTCATCAAAGAGAGCCGGCGCCAGAAGACCCGGGTGTTCGCAGTGGTCATCACGGACGGGCGCCATGACCCCCGAGACGATGACCTCAACCTTCGGGCGCTGTGTGACCGAGACGTCACTGTGACAGCCATCGGCATCGGCGACATGTTCCACGAGACCCACCAGAGCGAGAACCTCAACTCCATTGCCTGCGACAAGCCACAGCAGGTACGCAACATGACGCTGTTCTCCGAGCTGGTGGCCGAGAAGTTCATCGATGACATGGAAGACGTCCTCTGCCCAG aCCCCCAGATCGTGTGTCCAGAACTTCCCTGCCAAACAG AGCTCTATGTGGCCCAGTGCACACAGCGGCCAGTGGACCTTGTCTTCCTGCTGGACGGCTCGGAGCGGCTGGGTGAGCAGAACTTCCACAAGGTGCGGCGCTTCGTGGAGGAGGTGTCACGGCGCCTGACTCTGGCACGAAGGGACGACGACCCACTCAACGCCCGCATGGCCCTGCTGCAGTATGGCAGCCAGAACCAGCAGCAGGTGGCCTTCCCACTGACCTACAACTTGACCACCATCCATGAGGCGCTGGAGAGAACCACCTACCTCAACTCCTTTTCTCACGTGGGCACGGGCATTGTGCACGCCATCAACAACGTGGTGAGGGGCGCACAGGGCGGGGCGCGGCGTCACGCGGAGCTGTCCTTCGTCTTCCTCACGGATGGCGTCACGGGCAACTACAGCCTGGAGGAATCGGTGCACTCCATGCGCAAGGAGAATGTGGTGCCCACCGTGGTTGCTGTGGGCAGCGATGTGGACATGGACGTGCTGACCAAGATCAGCCTGGGTGACAGAGCGGCCATCTTCCGGGAGAAAGACTTTGACAGTCTGGCCCAGCCTAGCTTCTTCGACAGGTTCATCCGCTGGATCTGTTAG